From the genome of Streptomyces sp. V1I1, one region includes:
- a CDS encoding ribonuclease J — translation MSHPHPELGAPPKLPKGGLRITPLGGLGEIGRNMTVFEYDGRLLIVDCGVLFPEEEQPGIDLILPDFTTIRDRLDDVDGIVLTHGHEDHIGGVPYLLRLKPDIPLIGSKLTLALIEAKLQEHRIRPYTLEVTEGHRERIGPFDCEFIAVNHSIPDALAVAIRTPAGMAVHTGDFKMDQLPLDGRLTDLHAFARLSEEGIDILLSDSTNAEVPGFVPPEKDISNVLRTVFANAQKRIIVASFASHVHRIQQILDAAHEYGRRVAFVGRSMVRNMGIARDLGYLRVPAGLVVDVKTLDDLPDHEIVMVCTGSQGEPMAALSRMANRDHQIRIVQGDTVILASSLIPGNENAVYRVINGLTRWGANVVHKGNAKVHVSGHASAGELLYFYNICKPKNLMPVHGEWRHLRANAELGALTGVPKDHIVIAEDGVVVDLVDGKAKIVGKVQAGYVYVDGLSVGDVTETSLKDRRILGDEGIISVFVVVDSSTGKITAGPHIHARGSGIEDSALNAVIPKIEEALNKSAQDGVVEPHQLQQLIRRSVGKWVSDTYRRRPMILPVVVEV, via the coding sequence TTGAGTCATCCGCATCCTGAACTCGGCGCCCCGCCGAAGCTCCCCAAGGGCGGCCTGCGCATCACCCCACTCGGCGGTCTCGGCGAGATCGGCCGAAACATGACGGTCTTCGAGTACGACGGCCGACTGCTCATCGTCGACTGCGGCGTCCTCTTCCCCGAGGAGGAGCAGCCCGGTATCGACCTGATCCTGCCGGACTTCACCACCATCCGGGACCGTCTCGACGACGTCGACGGCATCGTGCTCACGCACGGCCACGAGGACCACATCGGCGGCGTCCCGTACCTGCTCCGCCTGAAGCCGGACATCCCGCTGATCGGCTCCAAGCTGACCCTCGCCCTGATCGAGGCAAAGCTCCAGGAGCACCGAATCCGCCCGTACACCCTCGAAGTCACCGAGGGCCACCGCGAGCGCATCGGCCCCTTCGACTGCGAGTTCATCGCGGTCAACCACTCCATCCCGGACGCCCTTGCGGTCGCCATCCGCACCCCCGCGGGCATGGCGGTGCACACCGGCGACTTCAAGATGGACCAGCTCCCGCTGGACGGCCGCCTGACCGACCTGCATGCCTTCGCGCGGCTGAGCGAGGAGGGCATCGACATTCTCCTCTCCGACTCGACGAACGCCGAGGTCCCGGGCTTCGTCCCGCCGGAGAAGGACATCTCCAATGTCCTGCGAACGGTCTTCGCGAACGCCCAGAAGCGCATCATCGTGGCGAGCTTCGCCAGCCACGTGCACCGCATCCAGCAGATCCTCGACGCGGCCCACGAATACGGGCGCCGCGTGGCCTTCGTCGGCCGCTCGATGGTCCGCAATATGGGCATCGCCCGCGACCTCGGCTATCTGCGGGTTCCAGCCGGTCTGGTCGTGGACGTCAAGACCCTCGACGACCTCCCGGACCACGAGATCGTGATGGTCTGCACGGGATCCCAGGGCGAGCCGATGGCCGCTCTCTCCCGGATGGCCAACCGCGACCACCAGATCCGCATCGTCCAGGGCGACACGGTGATCCTGGCCTCGTCCCTCATCCCGGGCAACGAGAACGCGGTCTACCGCGTGATCAACGGCCTGACCCGGTGGGGCGCGAACGTCGTCCACAAGGGCAACGCCAAGGTCCATGTCTCGGGCCACGCCTCGGCCGGCGAGCTGTTGTACTTCTACAACATCTGCAAGCCGAAGAACCTGATGCCGGTCCACGGCGAATGGCGCCACCTGCGCGCCAACGCCGAACTCGGTGCGCTGACGGGCGTCCCGAAGGACCACATCGTCATCGCCGAGGACGGCGTCGTCGTCGACCTCGTCGATGGCAAGGCCAAGATCGTCGGCAAGGTCCAGGCGGGCTATGTGTACGTCGACGGCCTCTCGGTCGGCGATGTCACCGAGACCTCCCTCAAGGACCGCCGCATCCTCGGCGACGAGGGCATCATCTCGGTCTTCGTGGTCGTGGACAGCTCCACCGGCAAGATCACCGCCGGCCCGCACATCCATGCCCGCGGCTCCGGCATCGAGGACTCGGCCCTCAACGCCGTCATTCCGAAGATCGAGGAAGCCCTGAACAAGTCCGCGCAGGACGGCGTGGTGGAGCCCCACCAGCTCCAGCAGCTGATCCGTCGTTCGGTGGGCAAGTGGGTCTCGGACACCTACCGCCGACGCCCGATGATCCTCCCCGTCGTCGTCGAGGTCTGA